taatcCCAGCTTTCAAGCACTACTCACAGAGATGGAATACAAGAGAACAGGTAGAGGAAAGAATGCCATCTCATTTAAATCTCTTGTAGTAAAAGAGCTATTCAAGTATATAGGTTACAATTATGGTATACATCTGCAAAGTCCATGTTATTCCTTGAACTCTTATCCTTCTTCcaacaaaagatttttaaaatatttttctactacaTCTATATCATGTCTATATATGTATCTTACTTCCAGATATTTTCCTATTACATTATTTTAACTGAAACACATCTTCattgtattatttaaatatttatctgtttTACAGTTCCAAACACTTAAAAAGCTCAGCAGTGAAGTGTCAACCCCATGTGTtaaagttccgggttcaattcctggttaaggcacacaggagaggtgaccatctgcttctccccgccCTACCCcccctccatcttcccctcccacagccatagcttgatttgagcatgttggccatGGGTACTGAGGAGCCATCTTCAACCTCCACCTCggatgctaaaaataacttggttgcataaggccccaagtgggcagagccATCAGCCCCAGacccgggagggggggggggggattgccaggtggactctggtcagggtgcatgtgggagtctatctcccctgctctcacttcaaaaaacaaataagcctTATCTTTCTAATGTGATCTTTAAATAGCAAAATGGGAAAGAGGAAGtttctttccctttaaaaaagAAGTCACTTTCATAGAATAGAGGCTTAACGTGTAGAGCAAATTCAAAGAGGGGATAATGCTTTATTTAATCCAAAACTCTGAAATACTAGACCTTATATGTCttcaaaatgtcatttaaaataactctttagcctgaccaggtggtagtacagtggatagagcatcaacctgggacaatgaagacccaggtttgaaaccctgatgtcacaggcttgggcacaggctcaacagcttgagcgcagggtggctggtttgagcatgggatcatcaacatgacccaatagtctctggcttgagtaagaggtcactggctgagctggagacccccagtcaaggcacatatgagaaagcaatcaatgagcaaccaaACTGCCATaactccaagttgatgcttctcatgtctctcttcctgtgtctgtccctgtctctaaataataaataaataaataaatagttcttgAAAATAAGGTTTAACCCCTCAATATAGTCTCTAAAATAGTACCTTAACACAATATTTGTCTTAGATATACCAGACATTTGCAATCAGCAAAACAATTTGCATCCGAAAGCCTGACATTCTAACTTACTGGTTTTTCCAGTAAATTTTCCATAGTATTATAAACAAATCGTTTTGAGTACTCAACATATTAGAAATACAACTACCTATTTAAAAttgttgactttttttaaatgtttattgattttagaaagagaggaagaaagaaacatcgatctgttcctatctgcaccctgaccagaaattgaaccgaacctgcaacctctgacctttgggatgatgctataacagagctacctggccagaccTAAAATTGTTAACTTTCAACTATGACACATCAGTAAACATCGTTACTTTAGCAATAATTTTATGTGAAATGGTGGAAAACAAATTTCTCAGTAACAGCAAATCACCAAGTTGCTTCATCTAATTTTTGCtacaaaaactttattaaaaatacctAACCACACAAACatgattaaacatttttaagtaaaactGAAACAagttgtgaattttttttccttttacaaattttaaaaataaaaggacaagttctaaatatttgttttctaatactattttagtaaattatttattcaatcgCTTCTTTAAGTTCTCAAGGTGTTCCACATTAACATCTTGTAATGCCAGTACTATTGCTTTAGACAAGGAGGGATTAAATGAAATAGTCATTAGACAGCACAAATCTATTAGATCGCGTTGACATTTCTGCAAACCTTCCAGGAACTTTTGGTATTGAAGAGGatccttttttaactttttcatctCTGGTACCGAAAACCCTATCAGACTAGTAAGTATTTCGTCTACAAAGTCTACATCTAGATATGCAGTACCATCAGAAATCTTTGCTGTTATACTCCAAATGCCACCAGAACCTGAAAGATTTCCAATTAAGGTAACAATAAAGGCTTTGACTTTCACTCTTACAACTTCCTTTGGTTTGCAGGCCATTAGAACAGACAAATAGATAAAGGGTGAAGAATATAAATCCATAGTCAAAGACAGATTAGTACTGTTGTCTAATCTTAAAGAACAGTTCTGTAAATGGTGATCATTTTCATTAGAAATCTGTGAACTCTTTTTTGGCACATAACTGATCAGTtctccatttaatattttatttgaggaATGCACATCTGAACTGTTGATGGTTCGTCTTACTTTATTATCTGTCTCTGAGTTCTTATCGTTATTTGTAAAATCATGGGCTAAGGGTACATTATGATGAACTAAAAAAACACTACTGTTGTGATCTCTAGCAAATAAACAACTGGATTTGTCTTTGTTAATTTGTTCAGATGAACTGTTTTCAATCCAattatcatttctatttctgCAAATCAAAGAAACATTATTTAAACTATTAGGATTATGTGCAGATCTGGCTGTATGTTCATTTGTGATTCTGTTCAAAGTCAATGGCTGCAATTCTTTAGCCTCCACTTCTTCCTTCTGGACAGCTTCTTCTAAAAGCAAAGCCTCTGCTAATGAACAGTCATCTAATTCCCCATCAATGAAATACACAGATGGATTTGGTGGTTTTTCCTTTGGTCTTGAAGAAATAACAAGTCCTGCTTCAAAACTTGACTGTCTTGTGCTGAAACATCTTTCCGAGGAAGTGTCATTATTCGCTGAAAGCTCATTATTTTCATCAAGACTTGCCAAGAGTTCTTCATCAGAAGGTCCTAACATAAGATCTAGATCATCTGCATTT
The DNA window shown above is from Saccopteryx bilineata isolate mSacBil1 chromosome 2, mSacBil1_pri_phased_curated, whole genome shotgun sequence and carries:
- the RMI1 gene encoding recQ-mediated genome instability protein 1 codes for the protein MSVANTALRVETWLSATWHVQVPVMWLEACINWIQEENDVNLSQAQLNKQVFEQWLLTDLKDLEHPLLPDGILDVPKGELNGYFAMQINSLVDVSQPAYSQIQKLRGKNTMNELITAETQVTQKPWEAKPSRMLMLQLTDGIVQVQGMEYQPIPALHSHLPPGTKILIYGIISFRLGVLLLKPENVKVLGGEVDALLEEYAQEKVLGRLIGESDPVVSAIPNNSNQSIPRNADDLDLMLGPSDEELLASLDENNELSANNDTSSERCFSTRQSSFEAGLVISSRPKEKPPNPSVYFIDGELDDCSLAEALLLEEAVQKEEVEAKELQPLTLNRITNEHTARSAHNPNSLNNVSLICRNRNDNWIENSSSEQINKDKSSCLFARDHNSSVFLVHHNVPLAHDFTNNDKNSETDNKVRRTINSSDVHSSNKILNGELISYVPKKSSQISNENDHHLQNCSLRLDNSTNLSLTMDLYSSPFIYLSVLMACKPKEVVRVKVKAFIVTLIGNLSGSGGIWSITAKISDGTAYLDVDFVDEILTSLIGFSVPEMKKLKKDPLQYQKFLEGLQKCQRDLIDLCCLMTISFNPSLSKAIVLALQDVNVEHLENLKKRLNK